The stretch of DNA GGCCGCGACGGTCAGGTTCGCCAGGCAGAGGTGATACAATCCTCGGGACATGCCGAACTCGACCAGGCGGCTCTGGACACGGTGCACGGTGCCGCCCCCTACCGGCCCTTCGACCGGGGCATGGGCAACCTGGACAGCCTGTCCATCACGCGGGTCTGGCGGTTCGGCCAAGGCAATCATTACGGCGTGCAATAGGTCCGCCGGGGAGTCCCATGCAATCCGTGCAACACTTCGGCTTGAAAAACCACTTCCTGCTGGCGATGCCGCATCTGGAAGACCCCAATTTCGCCGGCAGCATCAGCTACCTCTGTGACCATGACGAGAACGGCACCATGGGCGTGATCGTCAACCGGCCCCTGGAACTGACCCTGGACGCCCTGTTCGAGCAGCTGGAGCTGGGAGGCGACGAGAGCCCCCATCGCCAGGCGCCGGTCTACTATGGCGGCCCGACCCACAAGGATCGCGGCTTCATCCTGCACCGCGGGTCCAGCGAGCCCTGGGACTCCAGCATCCAGGTCGCCGAGGACATCGCCCTGACCACCTCCATGGACATCCTCCAGGCGCTGGCGGACGGCACGGGCCCCGAGCAGTTCCTGGTCTGCCTGGGCTGCGCCGGCTGGGAGGCCGGCCAGCTGGAGGACGAGCTCAAGGAGAACGCCTGGCTCACCGTGGAGGGCCGCGCCGAGATCCTCTTCTCGGTGCCGCCGGAGCAGCGCCTCGGCGCCGCCGCGGGCATCCTGGGCGTCGACCTGAACCTGATGACCCGCGAGGCGGGGCACTCCTGATGCCGGGGCGTGGCTGATCGAGGAGCGTGTTGATGGAGGGGACGCACTGATGGCCGATGCCGGCTCACGGCTGATCCTGGCCTTCGACTTCGGCACCCGGCGCATCGGCGTGGCGGTCGGCAACGAGCTGATCGGCAGTGCCCGGGAGCTCGCGCCGCTGCCGGCCCGGGACGGCATCCCCGACTGGGCGCAGGTGGCCCGGCTGGTGGACGAATGGCGCCCGGATCTGTTCGTGGTGGGGCTGCCGCTCAATATGGACGACAGCGAGTCGGTCATGAGCACCCGGGCGCGCAAGTTCGGCAAGCGGCTCTATGGCCGCTTCGGCATTCCCTGCGAGATGGTCGACGAGCGCGGCTCCACCCGCGAGGCCAAGGCGATCGCCCGGGAGGGCGGCCACCGCGGCAACTACCGCCAGGAGAGCGTCGACGGCATCGCCGCGGTGCTGATCCTGGAGGGCTGGTTCGCCCGGGACGAGGGGCTGCCGCCGCGCTGAGCTCCTTCCCCACCGTCCTGAATCGCGACGCCCGGGCCATGGCCCGGGCGGCAGTCGTTGTGAGCAGGGGAAAGGGCGGCGAGCGTCCGCCTAGAAGCGGGTATCGTCCACGCCCACGGTGGGGGGCACGTACCAGGGCACGTCGCGCAGGTCCTGCTCGACCCGGTCCTCGACCTTCAGCAGGGTGGCGAAGATCGCCATGCGCACCGGGATGCCGTTGTCGGTCTGGCGGAAGATCGCCAGGCGCGGGTCGCCGTTCAGGTCCACGTCGAGGTCGTTGGCCTCGGGTCGGCTGTCCCGGGGCAGCGGGTGCATGACGATGGTGGAGGCGTTGCAGCGGCTGTCCAGGAAGGCCCGGTCCACGGTGAAGTCCCGCGAGAGGTTGAAGCCCTCGCTCATCTCGGCGGTGAAGCGCTCCTTCTGGATGCGGGTGGTGTAGACCACGTCCACGTCGGAGAAGTCCCCGGCCAGGCTCTCGCGGACCTCCACGGTCAGCCCCTGGCGGCTGACGCGCTCGATCAGGTGGTGCGGCATCTCGAGGCCGGGCGGGGCCACCAGGGTGATGCGCATCGGTGCATAGCGCGCCAGCAGCTTGATCAGCGAGTGCACGGTGCGGCCGTACTTCAGGTCGCCGGTCATCAGCACGTGGGCGTCCCTGAGCGTCTTGCCCTGCTGGGTGAACTCCTTGTCGATGGTGTAGAAGTCCAGCAGCGCCTGGCTGGGGTGCTCGCCCGGGCCGTCGCCGGCGTTGATCACCGGCACGTGGGTGGCGGCGGCGAACTCCGCCACCGAGCCCTGGTCCGGGTGGCGCATCACGATGGCGTCGCAGTACCCGCTCATCACCCGGCTGGTGTCGTAGAGCGACTCGCCCTTGGCCATGGACGAGAAGGTGAAGCCGGTGGTGTCGCACACGCTGCCGCCGAGCCGGGAGAAGGCGGCATGGAAGCTGACCCGGGTGCGGGTGCTGGCCTCGAAGAAGAGGTTGCCGAGCACGGCGCCCTCCAGCACCCGGGTGATCTTGCGCCGCTGGGCGATGGGTTCCATGCGGGTGGCGACGCGCATCAGGTGATCGATGTCGTCACGGGACAGGGAGTCGATGGAGAGCAGGTGGGACATCACGGCGGCCTCGGCTGTGGGAACGGGCGCTAGTGTAACGCCCCGGGGAAAGGGCTTCAGCCATCTCGCGACACGGGGCCCCGATCGCCTACCCGGCCTCCGGCACCCGCCCGCCCAGGCGGGCGGTGATCTCGGCGGCGGTCTCGCGCACCAGCTGGCCGAGCTCGAGCAGCCGTTCCTCGGGAATCCGCGCCACCGGCCCGGAGACGGAGATGGCGGCCAGCGGGATGCCGTGCTGGTCGTGGATGCAGGCGGCCACGCAGTGCAGGCCGATGGCGTGCTCCTCGCGGTCGCAGGCGAAGCCCTGGCGGCGGATCTCGGCCAGCCCCTCGCGCAACGAATCGGGCGTGTGCAGGGTGTTCTCGGTGACCCGCGCCAGGCCCCGCTCGTCGAGGATGCGCTCGAGCTCGTCCTCGGGCAGCCAGGCCATCAGGGCCTTGCCCACGCCGGAGGCGTGCAGCGGTGCCCGGGAGCCGAGCCGGGTGATCATGCGCATCATCTGCGGCGACTCGCTCTGGGCCAGGAACACCGCCGTGCCGTCGTCGCGCACGCCGAGATTGGCCGTCTCGCCGGTCTGGGCGGTGAGGTGGCGCAGGAAGGGGCGACTGGTGCCGACGAAGTCGCGGGCCTCGAGGAAGCTGTTGCCGATGCGGAAGGTCTTGACGTCGATCTTCCACACGCCGAGCTCGCTGTCCTGGGTGACGAACCCCTGGCTCTGCAGGGCCTGCAGCAGCCGGTGGGTGGTGGAGGGGGCGAGGTCCGCCTGCTCGGCCACCTCGGACAGGGCCAGGCCGCCGGGACTGGCCGCCAGGCGCTCGAGCAGGTTGAGCCCGCGCACCAGCGACTGGCTATGGCCGCTGGTGCTCTTGCCCGACCCGGCGGGCCGTCCCGCTGTCCTGCGCTTGCCTTCGTTCACCCGGATTGCCTCCTGACGCCTGTTCTCAGGGGCACAGGATACCGTGTCGGCCGGGCGCTGTCGCGGTTTCGGAAATGGCTTCCATCCGGCGACGCCGCCGTGAACTCAGCGGTGCCGCCACTCGGGCGAACGCTTCTCGATGAAGGCATCGATCCCCTCGCAGGCATCCTCGGCCATCATGTTGCAGGCCATGACCTCCGCGGCGTAGGCGTACGCCTCGTCCAGTGGCAGGGCGAGCTGACGGTGGAACATCGTCTTGCCGGTGCGCACCGCTACCGCGCTCTTGGCGCAGATGCTGGCCGTGAGCGCATCCAGCGCCTCGTCGAGAGCCTCGTCGTCGGCGACACGGTTGACCAGCCCCCAGTCGCGGGCCTGGTCGGCGTCGATGAACTCCCCGGTGAAGAGCATCTCCATGGCCCGCTTGCGGCCGACGTTGCGGGAGAGGGCCACCGCCGGGGTGGAGCAGAACAGCCCGGCATTGATCCCCGAGACGGCGAAGCGGGCCGAGCGGGCCGCCACCGCCAGGTCACAGGTCGCCACCAGCTGGCAGCCCGCTGCGGTGGCCAGCCCCTGGACCCGGGCGATCACCGGCACGGGCAGGGCGACGATAGCCTGCATCACCGCCGAGCAGCGTGCGAAGAGCCGCCGGTAGTAGGCCTCATCGGGGGTGGCCCGCATCTGCTTGAGGTCGTGGCCGGCGCAGAAGGCGCGGCCCTCGGCGGCGATCACCACGCAGCGCACCTGCTCGTCACCGGCCAGTCCGTCGAGGGCCGCGCCCAGGGCCTCGAGCATCTCCTCGGAGAGGGCATTGAACTGCCTCGGGCGGTTCAGCGTCAGGGTGGTGACGCCGTCGAGGTCGTGGCGCCGTACCAGGGGGGTGTCATCCGGCATGTCGGGGGCTCCGGGATAGGGGACAGCCCCCAGCCTAGCGCCAGGCGCACCGCTTTCGTCAGGCCTTCGACCAAAGACGGTCCCCCGATGAGCCACGGCCGATCAGTCCGGCGACCCGGCCATGCGGCGGGTCAGGCGGTCGCCGAACAGGTAGGCGCCGAGGGCCACCAGGATCAGCGCCGCGCCGGCCAGCATCGAGGCCGAGGGCTGCTCCTGGTTGAGGGTCATGCCCAGGCCCAGGGCCAGCACGGGCGTGATCAGGGTGACCAGCGCCACGGTGGCGGCATGCAGCCGCGAGAGGATCAGGTAGTAGCAGAGAAAGCCCACCAGCGAGCCGAACACGGCCAGGTAGAGCACCGCCCAGCGCCCCCGCTCGCTGAGCGGGATGGACAGGGGCTCGCCGCTGGCCAGCCAGAGGGCCAGGAAGCACGGCAGGCTCATGGCCAGGGCCCCGACGGTCTGCTCCAGGGGACCGAGGCCCGCCGCCACGCGCTGCACGGCGATGCCGCTGCCGCTGAAGAGCGTCACCGCCACCAGCATCATCACAAGCGCCCCTTGCTGGCCACCGCCCAGGGTCAGGCTGTCGGCGAACACCACGCCGAGCCCCGCCAGGCCCAGGCCACAGCCAACCCAGTGCCAGCGGCGCAGCCGGATGGCCCCGGGCAGCGCCTGGAGGATCAGTCCCGAGATCAGCGGGGCCATGCCGAACATCACCGACAGCATCCCCGAGGGCAGGTGCCGGGAGGCGTGGTAGCTCAGCGCCATGGCGCCGAAGACGCCGGGCACGGCCGCGGCATAGCTCAGCCAGGCCCGGCGATCCAGGCGTGGGCGATGGCGGCTCACCAGCAGGATGAGCAGGCCGACGATCAGCGCGATCAGCATGCGCAGCATCACGCTGCCCACCGGGGCCCCCGCCTCGGCGCTCCACTTGATGGCCAGGGGGGTGGTGGCCCATACCAGCACCACGATCAGATAGGCCGGTCCGGTGGGCATGGGCGTATTCCTGAACAGGTGAATGACGGCAGGAGATCCTCCTGCGGCGTTCCATTATCGCGAAAAAAGCCGCCGCGTCGATGACGCGGCGGCAGGCGTTACGCTGGGTCTTCCCGGCGGCTGGGTCGGATCAGCCCTCGAAGCTGGACTCGGAGTAGAGCACCCGGACCCGCTTGGTGTGGGCCACCTGGCTGAGGGCCTTCAGGGCCCGGGCCCCGTAGTCCTTGTCGACGTCGATGACCACGTAGCCGATGCGCTCGTTGGTCTGCAGGTACTGGCCGAGGATGTTGATGCCGTTCTCGGAGAGCACCCGGTTGATCTCGGAGAGCACGCCGGGCACGTTCTCGTGGATGTGCAGCAGGCGATGCTTGCCCGGGTGGGCCGGCAGGGCGACCTCGGGGAAGTTGACCGAGCTGACGGTGGTGCCGTTGTCGGAGTAGGTCACCAGCTTCTCGGAGACCTCGATGCCGATGTTCTCCTGGGCCTCGAGGGTGGAGCCGCCGATATGCGGCGTCAGGATGACGTTGGCCAGGCCGCGCAGCGGGCTCTGGAACTCCTCGTCGTTGCCCTTGGGCTCCACCGGGAAGACATCGACGGCCGCGCCGGCGAGGCGGCCCGCCTTCAGGGCCTCGGCCAGGGCCTCGATCACCACCACGCTGCCGCGGGAGGCGTTGATCAGGATGCTGTCCGGCTTCATCAGGGCAATCTCCGCCTCGCCGATCATCCAGCGGGTGGAGGCGAGGTCCGGCACGTGCAGGCTGACCACGTCGGCGCGGGCCAGCAGCTCCTCGAGGCTGCCCACCTGGCGGGCGTTGCCCATGGCCAGCTTGGTCACCACGTCGTAGTAGATGACGTCGAAGCCCAGCGATTCGGAGAGTACCGAGAGCTGCGAGCCGATGCTGCCGTAGCCGATGATCCCCAGGGTCTTGCCGCGCGCCTCATGGGAATTCTTGGCCGACTTCAGCCAGCCGCCCTGGTGGGCACGGTGGCTCTTCTCGGGAATGCCGCGCAGCAGCATGATGGCCTCGGCCAGCACCAGCTCCGCCACCGAGCGGGTGTTGGAGAAGGGGGCATTGAACACCGGGATGCCGCGCACCAGGGCGGCGTCGAGATCGACCTGGTTGGTGCCGATGCAGAAGCAGCCCACCGCCACCAGCTTCTCGGCGGCCTCGAAGACGCGCTCGTTGAGCTGGGTCCGCGAGCGGATGCCGATGAAGTGGACATCGCGGATCTTCTCGATCAGCGATGCCTCGTCCAGCGAGGTCGGCAGGTGTTCGATGTTGGTGTAACCGGCATTGAGAAGATTGTCCACCGCGCTCTGGTGGACGCCCTCGAGCAGCAGGATCTTGATCTTGCTCTTGTCCAGGGACGTTTTGGCCATGGTCGATTCAACCCCTTCGTCGGCGCGCGCCGCATGCATGTGTCATGAAGATGCTGATGAGCCTGGGCCCGCCGGTGACGCGTTGCCCGGGGCAAGACAGGCTCGGAACAGGGCACATATTCTACCACAGCCGGCATGAGCCAGGATGAAAATGCTCTGTGCCACGGATGAGTGGCGTGCATGTCGTGCCGGTGGCCGGGGCAGACGCCCCGGGGGGGAGAGCGTGTATACTGTCCGCCCCAGGAACATCCACCGGCGAGAGAGGCGATGGCGGAACATCACAGTCAAGGCGGGGACGGGGGCGGTGACGAGCCGGCACCGGCCGACTTCGCTGCCACCGTCGAGCGGCTGGAGCAACTCGTCGAGCGGCTGGAGTCCGGCGAGCTGTCGCTGGAGGGGTCGCTCGCGGCCTTCGAGCAGGGCGTGCGCCTGACCCGCGATGCCCAGCGCCGGCTCGACGAGGCCGAGCTTCGTGTGCGGACCCTCACCGAGGGCGAGTCGGGCGGCGTCGACCTGCAGCCCTTCGCTGCGCCGCCCGCGGAGGACGATAGTGAGCGCTGACGAGCTGGCGGCCAGGCTGGCCGCGGACCGTGCCCGGGTCGATGCCCGCCTCGCGTCGCTCTTCGAGGAGCGTGCCGCGCCCTCGCCGCGCCTGGAGTCGGCCATGCGCCACGCCCTGCTGGTGGGCGGCAAGCGGCTGCGGCCGGTGCTGGTCTATGCGGCCGGCCGCTCCCTGGGCGCCGCGGATGACGACCTGGACGCCTCGGCCATGGCGCTGGAGCTGGTCCATGCCTACTCGCTGGTTCACGATGACCTCCCGGCCATGGACGATGACGACCTGCGTCGCGGGCAGCCCACGGTGCACCGGGCCTATGACGAGGCCACCGCCATCCTCGCCGGCGATGCGCTCCAGGCCCTGGCCTTCGAGGTGCTGGCGCGAAGCGCCCATCCGCGGACGGGCGTGCTGGTCGCCAGCCTGGCCGGGGCGGCCGGGCGCGACGGCATGGTGGCCGGCCAGGCGCTGGACCTGGCCGCCGTGGGCGGGCATCCGGAAGTGGCCGCGCTGGCGGCCATGCACGGCCACAAGACCGGGGCCCTGATCCGCGTGGCGGTGCGCCTCGGCGGCCTGGTCGCGGTCGACGAGGCGGACCCGCGGCTGGCCGCCCTGGACGCCTATGCCGATGCCATCGGCCTGGCCTTCCAGATCCACGACGACGTCCTCGACGTGACTGGCGACACCGCCACCCTCGGCAAGACCTCCGGGGCCGATGCCGCCCGGGCCAAGCCGACCTACCCGAGCCTGCTGGGGCTTGAGGGGGCCCGCAGGCGGGCCCTCGACCTGGTCGAACAGGGCGTGGCGGCCCTGGCACCGCTGGGCGAGGGCGCCCAACCCCTGGCCGACCTGGCCCGCTACATGATCGAGCGTGACCACTGACACCACAGGGCCCACATGAAGCTGTTCGATGACATTCCCGTCGAGCGTCCGGCCACGCCGCTGCTCGATACCCTGGATACGCCGGCCGCCCTGCGCGCCATGAACGCCGGCCAGCTGGCCCGGGTGGCCGACGAGCTGCGCGCCTACCTGCTCTACAGCGTGGGCGTCTCCGGCGGCCACTTCGGCGCCGGCCTCGGCGTGGTGGAGCTCACCGTGGCCCTGCACCAGGCCCTGGAGACGCCCCATGACCGCCTGGTGTGGGACGTGGGCCACCAGGCCTATCCCCACAAGATCCTCACCGGCCGCCGTGACGCCATGACCCGCATTCGCCAGTACGGCGGCCTGGCCGCCTTCCCCCGGCGGGCGGAGTCCGAGTACGACACCTTCGGCGTCGGCCACTCCAGCACCTCGATCTCGGCGGCGCTGGGCATGGCCCTGGCCGCGCGGACCCGCGGCGAGTCCCGCCGGGTCTGCGCGGTGATCGGCGACGGTGCCCTGACCGCGGGCATGGCCTTCGAGGCCCTGGCCCATACCGGGCACGTCGACGCCAACCTGCTGGTCGTGCTCAACGACAACGAGATGTCGATCTCCGAGAACGTCGGCGGCATGGCCAGCTACCTGGCGCGCATCCTCACCAGCAAGCCCTACACCAGCATGCGCGAGGGCGGCAAGAAGGTGCTCTCCCACCTGCCCGGCGCCCTGGAGCTGGCGCGGCGCACCGAGGAGCACATGAAGGGCATGATCAGCCCCGCCACGCTCTTCGAGGAACTGGGCTTCAAC from Halomonas aestuarii encodes:
- a CDS encoding YqgE/AlgH family protein, whose amino-acid sequence is MQSVQHFGLKNHFLLAMPHLEDPNFAGSISYLCDHDENGTMGVIVNRPLELTLDALFEQLELGGDESPHRQAPVYYGGPTHKDRGFILHRGSSEPWDSSIQVAEDIALTTSMDILQALADGTGPEQFLVCLGCAGWEAGQLEDELKENAWLTVEGRAEILFSVPPEQRLGAAAGILGVDLNLMTREAGHS
- the ruvX gene encoding Holliday junction resolvase RuvX; the protein is MADAGSRLILAFDFGTRRIGVAVGNELIGSARELAPLPARDGIPDWAQVARLVDEWRPDLFVVGLPLNMDDSESVMSTRARKFGKRLYGRFGIPCEMVDERGSTREAKAIAREGGHRGNYRQESVDGIAAVLILEGWFARDEGLPPR
- the pyrB gene encoding aspartate carbamoyltransferase codes for the protein MMSHLLSIDSLSRDDIDHLMRVATRMEPIAQRRKITRVLEGAVLGNLFFEASTRTRVSFHAAFSRLGGSVCDTTGFTFSSMAKGESLYDTSRVMSGYCDAIVMRHPDQGSVAEFAAATHVPVINAGDGPGEHPSQALLDFYTIDKEFTQQGKTLRDAHVLMTGDLKYGRTVHSLIKLLARYAPMRITLVAPPGLEMPHHLIERVSRQGLTVEVRESLAGDFSDVDVVYTTRIQKERFTAEMSEGFNLSRDFTVDRAFLDSRCNASTIVMHPLPRDSRPEANDLDVDLNGDPRLAIFRQTDNGIPVRMAIFATLLKVEDRVEQDLRDVPWYVPPTVGVDDTRF
- the bhcR gene encoding HTH-type transcriptional regulator BhcR yields the protein MNEGKRRTAGRPAGSGKSTSGHSQSLVRGLNLLERLAASPGGLALSEVAEQADLAPSTTHRLLQALQSQGFVTQDSELGVWKIDVKTFRIGNSFLEARDFVGTSRPFLRHLTAQTGETANLGVRDDGTAVFLAQSESPQMMRMITRLGSRAPLHASGVGKALMAWLPEDELERILDERGLARVTENTLHTPDSLREGLAEIRRQGFACDREEHAIGLHCVAACIHDQHGIPLAAISVSGPVARIPEERLLELGQLVRETAAEITARLGGRVPEAG
- a CDS encoding enoyl-CoA hydratase; its protein translation is MPDDTPLVRRHDLDGVTTLTLNRPRQFNALSEEMLEALGAALDGLAGDEQVRCVVIAAEGRAFCAGHDLKQMRATPDEAYYRRLFARCSAVMQAIVALPVPVIARVQGLATAAGCQLVATCDLAVAARSARFAVSGINAGLFCSTPAVALSRNVGRKRAMEMLFTGEFIDADQARDWGLVNRVADDEALDEALDALTASICAKSAVAVRTGKTMFHRQLALPLDEAYAYAAEVMACNMMAEDACEGIDAFIEKRSPEWRHR
- a CDS encoding DMT family transporter, with product MPTGPAYLIVVLVWATTPLAIKWSAEAGAPVGSVMLRMLIALIVGLLILLVSRHRPRLDRRAWLSYAAAVPGVFGAMALSYHASRHLPSGMLSVMFGMAPLISGLILQALPGAIRLRRWHWVGCGLGLAGLGVVFADSLTLGGGQQGALVMMLVAVTLFSGSGIAVQRVAAGLGPLEQTVGALAMSLPCFLALWLASGEPLSIPLSERGRWAVLYLAVFGSLVGFLCYYLILSRLHAATVALVTLITPVLALGLGMTLNQEQPSASMLAGAALILVALGAYLFGDRLTRRMAGSPD
- the serA gene encoding phosphoglycerate dehydrogenase; this encodes MAKTSLDKSKIKILLLEGVHQSAVDNLLNAGYTNIEHLPTSLDEASLIEKIRDVHFIGIRSRTQLNERVFEAAEKLVAVGCFCIGTNQVDLDAALVRGIPVFNAPFSNTRSVAELVLAEAIMLLRGIPEKSHRAHQGGWLKSAKNSHEARGKTLGIIGYGSIGSQLSVLSESLGFDVIYYDVVTKLAMGNARQVGSLEELLARADVVSLHVPDLASTRWMIGEAEIALMKPDSILINASRGSVVVIEALAEALKAGRLAGAAVDVFPVEPKGNDEEFQSPLRGLANVILTPHIGGSTLEAQENIGIEVSEKLVTYSDNGTTVSSVNFPEVALPAHPGKHRLLHIHENVPGVLSEINRVLSENGINILGQYLQTNERIGYVVIDVDKDYGARALKALSQVAHTKRVRVLYSESSFEG
- a CDS encoding exodeoxyribonuclease VII small subunit produces the protein MAEHHSQGGDGGGDEPAPADFAATVERLEQLVERLESGELSLEGSLAAFEQGVRLTRDAQRRLDEAELRVRTLTEGESGGVDLQPFAAPPAEDDSER
- a CDS encoding farnesyl diphosphate synthase, whose amino-acid sequence is MVSADELAARLAADRARVDARLASLFEERAAPSPRLESAMRHALLVGGKRLRPVLVYAAGRSLGAADDDLDASAMALELVHAYSLVHDDLPAMDDDDLRRGQPTVHRAYDEATAILAGDALQALAFEVLARSAHPRTGVLVASLAGAAGRDGMVAGQALDLAAVGGHPEVAALAAMHGHKTGALIRVAVRLGGLVAVDEADPRLAALDAYADAIGLAFQIHDDVLDVTGDTATLGKTSGADAARAKPTYPSLLGLEGARRRALDLVEQGVAALAPLGEGAQPLADLARYMIERDH